One part of the Nitrospiraceae bacterium genome encodes these proteins:
- a CDS encoding N-acetyl sugar amidotransferase, with translation MTRPRLIPVLLLKHGVIVRSQLFKVHQVIGNPMSTVQRLSNWNVDELILLDISKNDFHDLRRDDLQQRYQGTSALDVLREVAKVCFMPLTFGGRVRTLEDIRSRLEAGADKVVINTAALDKPAFVREASARFGAQCIVVSIDAVHRLAGCYEVMAEDGQRATGLKPQEWARQVQDLGAGEIFLNSVDRDGSAKGFDLELVRRVAAAVRIPVIACGGVGKYADFAPGILQGGAAAVAAANIFHFFESSYPLAKEACIEAGVPMRPVKLDSRWQRREPEYDDAFENRRIEDRLRRAREHDYVAGQPRAVKQRIRWCTRCLYPSISAAPTEFDEAGVCMGCRMAEVKTAITPSEWKRRRELLREILERYRCRDGSRHDCVIAVSGGKDSWFQTHVIKHEFGLNPLLVTYDGNNWTPPGWRNMIRMREVFGCDHVVCRPSVEVLKKLNRLAFIVMGDMNWHAHVGITTAPVRVAAEHRIPLVIWGEHGYLDLCGQFSMDDFPEMSYRDRLEHFARGYEWNYFVGKEGLTSQDMIWWKYPSDRELFDLDIRGIYLGNYVYWEANEHGKMVVDKYGFEVSDIAFERTYRRMSNLDDMHENGVHDYLKYIKFGYGRCTDHVCKDIRAGLMTRAEGLALVRRMDPVKSSDLNRWLDYVGMTEEEFDSIADTFRDPRVWRMEQARWTKDEPEACTSYKQSDAMVKQR, from the coding sequence ATGACGCGACCGAGACTCATTCCCGTGCTCCTGCTGAAGCACGGAGTGATCGTGAGAAGTCAATTGTTCAAGGTGCATCAGGTCATCGGGAATCCGATGAGCACGGTGCAACGGTTGTCCAATTGGAACGTCGACGAGCTGATCCTGCTCGATATCAGCAAGAACGACTTCCATGATCTCCGGCGCGACGACCTTCAGCAGCGCTACCAGGGGACATCGGCGCTGGACGTGCTGCGCGAAGTCGCCAAGGTGTGCTTCATGCCGTTGACCTTCGGCGGGCGCGTGCGCACGCTGGAGGACATCCGCTCCCGGCTCGAAGCAGGTGCCGACAAAGTGGTGATCAACACGGCGGCGCTCGATAAACCGGCCTTCGTCCGCGAAGCCTCGGCCCGTTTCGGGGCGCAATGTATCGTGGTCTCAATCGACGCCGTCCATCGGCTGGCCGGGTGCTATGAAGTCATGGCGGAGGACGGACAGCGGGCGACCGGTCTGAAGCCTCAGGAATGGGCCCGCCAAGTGCAGGACCTTGGAGCGGGAGAAATATTCCTCAACTCAGTCGATCGCGACGGTTCCGCAAAAGGGTTCGATCTCGAGCTTGTTCGTCGCGTCGCCGCCGCCGTCCGCATTCCGGTCATCGCGTGCGGTGGGGTCGGAAAGTACGCGGACTTCGCTCCCGGCATTTTGCAGGGTGGCGCCGCCGCCGTCGCCGCCGCGAACATTTTTCACTTTTTCGAATCCTCTTATCCGCTTGCGAAGGAGGCATGCATCGAGGCGGGTGTGCCGATGAGGCCGGTTAAACTGGACAGCCGTTGGCAGCGTCGGGAACCCGAGTACGACGACGCGTTCGAAAACCGGCGCATCGAAGACCGTCTCAGACGGGCGCGCGAACATGACTATGTCGCTGGGCAGCCGAGGGCCGTGAAGCAGCGGATTCGTTGGTGCACGCGATGCCTCTATCCATCTATCAGCGCGGCACCCACGGAGTTCGACGAGGCCGGCGTGTGCATGGGATGCCGTATGGCAGAGGTCAAGACGGCGATCACTCCGTCAGAATGGAAGCGACGCAGGGAGCTCTTGCGCGAGATTCTGGAACGGTATCGATGCCGAGACGGTAGCCGCCACGATTGTGTCATTGCAGTCAGCGGCGGCAAGGACAGCTGGTTCCAGACCCACGTGATCAAACACGAATTCGGGCTGAATCCGCTTCTCGTGACGTATGACGGCAACAACTGGACGCCACCCGGCTGGCGGAACATGATCCGGATGCGGGAGGTCTTCGGTTGCGATCACGTCGTCTGCCGCCCTTCCGTGGAAGTGTTGAAAAAGCTCAACCGTCTCGCGTTTATTGTCATGGGCGACATGAACTGGCACGCGCACGTCGGGATCACGACGGCGCCGGTCCGGGTGGCGGCGGAGCACCGGATTCCGCTTGTGATTTGGGGGGAGCACGGCTATTTGGATCTGTGCGGCCAGTTCTCGATGGACGATTTTCCTGAAATGAGTTACCGCGATCGGCTCGAGCACTTCGCTCGGGGGTATGAGTGGAATTATTTCGTTGGCAAAGAAGGTCTGACGAGCCAGGACATGATCTGGTGGAAGTATCCCAGTGATCGGGAGTTGTTCGATTTGGACATCCGGGGCATCTATCTCGGCAATTACGTTTATTGGGAGGCCAACGAGCACGGCAAGATGGTCGTGGATAAGTACGGGTTCGAGGTCAGCGACATCGCGTTCGAGCGGACCTACCGCCGCATGTCCAATCTGGACGATATGCATGAGAACGGTGTGCACGACTACCTGAAATACATCAAGTTCGGCTATGGCCGGTGTACCGATCACGTCTGCAAGGACATCCGTGCGGGTTTGATGACCCGTGCAGAAGGATTGGCGTTGGTGAGGCGAATGGATCCTGTGAAGTCGAGCGATCTGAATCGATGGTTGGACTATGTCGGCATGACGGAGGAAGAGTTCGATTCGATCGCCGATACGTTCCGGGATCCTCGCGTGTGGCGTATGGAACAGGCCCGCTGGACCAAAGACGAGCCGGAAGCCTGCACCTCATACAAGCAGTCGGACGCGATGGTGAAACAACGATGA
- a CDS encoding methyltransferase, producing the protein MIRKDGWEAYCIWEHSATVRDLYRRRCRREAEEMTSHKQAAELLVSRIRPGESLLDAGCGSGYFYHSLSSRKLPAEYWGVDAASTLIHIGQAELPAYGLPAERLLPWRIEDLDGRVDHTVCLNVLSNIDNYHRPLERLLKMTKRSLILRESLKTEAEYRYVEDRFLDPGVTLKVHVNHYDVGEVCDFIRGYGFDVREVVDERTGGKPEDVIGYPHYWTFLVADRHL; encoded by the coding sequence ATGATACGGAAGGACGGCTGGGAGGCCTATTGTATCTGGGAGCACAGCGCCACTGTTCGGGATCTCTACCGACGGCGATGCCGTCGTGAAGCCGAAGAAATGACGTCTCACAAGCAAGCCGCCGAGTTGCTTGTTTCCCGCATCAGACCGGGCGAAAGCCTGCTCGATGCTGGATGCGGGAGTGGTTACTTCTACCATTCCTTGTCGTCCCGGAAACTTCCAGCCGAGTATTGGGGCGTGGACGCAGCGTCCACCCTGATTCACATCGGGCAAGCCGAGTTGCCCGCCTACGGCCTGCCGGCCGAGCGGCTGTTGCCGTGGCGCATCGAGGATCTGGATGGGCGTGTGGACCACACAGTGTGCCTCAACGTGTTGAGCAACATCGACAACTACCATCGCCCGCTCGAACGACTGCTCAAAATGACGAAACGAAGCCTCATCCTGCGCGAGTCTCTCAAGACTGAGGCGGAGTATCGCTACGTCGAGGACAGGTTTCTCGATCCCGGCGTGACGCTGAAAGTGCACGTCAATCACTACGACGTCGGAGAGGTGTGCGACTTCATCCGGGGATACGGGTTCGACGTGCGGGAGGTTGTCGATGAGCGGACGGGCGGCAAACCGGAAGATGTGATCGGCTATCCCCATTATTGGACCTTCCTCGTCGCGGACCGCCATCTCTGA
- a CDS encoding class I SAM-dependent methyltransferase, which produces MANNPNRLSVEAAVKHCYSTWADNYHRDYYTEKAAYPPVHQDLIRKLLLDASVKTVLDAGCGPASMLRGLAGSGFELFGFDLTPEMVKEARRVMAPFGVPEGHIWEGSVADTAAFRVPADGRAGFDAAICVGVFPHVPAELEAAALTNLHSAVRPGGLVVIEARNQLFALFTLNRYSYRFFLDELVRDEELFQGEDEAGHRQVLDELGQRFRLDLPPVRGGKAGEPGYDEVLSRTHNPLVFREQFAAVGFRDVRVLFYHYHCLPPLCEQTVPDLFRRRSLAMENPEDWRGYFMASAFVVTGVRA; this is translated from the coding sequence ATGGCGAATAATCCGAATCGGCTCTCTGTCGAAGCCGCGGTCAAGCACTGCTATTCGACCTGGGCCGACAACTACCATCGGGATTACTATACCGAAAAGGCTGCGTATCCTCCGGTTCACCAAGACTTGATCAGAAAGTTGCTCCTCGACGCCAGTGTCAAGACCGTCCTCGATGCTGGCTGTGGCCCCGCATCGATGTTGAGAGGGTTGGCAGGATCGGGGTTCGAGCTGTTCGGGTTCGATCTCACTCCGGAGATGGTCAAGGAAGCGCGCCGAGTGATGGCTCCGTTTGGCGTACCCGAGGGGCACATCTGGGAGGGGAGCGTGGCGGACACGGCCGCCTTCCGTGTGCCTGCCGACGGGCGGGCCGGATTCGACGCCGCTATCTGCGTCGGCGTGTTCCCTCACGTGCCGGCCGAGTTGGAAGCAGCCGCTCTGACCAATCTTCACTCTGCCGTGCGGCCGGGTGGGTTGGTCGTGATCGAGGCGCGCAATCAACTCTTCGCTCTCTTCACGCTCAACCGGTATTCGTACCGGTTTTTCCTGGACGAACTGGTACGCGACGAGGAGTTGTTCCAAGGCGAGGACGAGGCCGGCCATCGCCAGGTGCTCGACGAACTCGGGCAACGGTTCCGGCTCGATCTTCCACCGGTGCGCGGAGGTAAGGCTGGCGAACCCGGCTATGACGAAGTGTTATCCCGGACGCACAATCCGCTGGTATTTCGAGAGCAGTTTGCCGCCGTCGGGTTTAGGGATGTCCGGGTCCTTTTTTACCACTACCATTGCCTCCCGCCTCTCTGCGAGCAGACGGTCCCTGATCTGTTCCGCCGACGAAGTCTGGCGATGGAGAATCCGGAGGATTGGCGGGGCTACTTCATGGCGTCGGCCTTCGTGGTCACGGGCGTTCGAGCATGA
- a CDS encoding class I SAM-dependent methyltransferase, with the protein MTVDANRAAAISERLSEKELCPDELLAGQEAAFQRDIARLHARSAEFVTVPCPACGEGRDVPAFAKFGFQFQACPKCRTIYMSPRPSEALMADYYAHSENYAYWAKHIFPASEASRREKIHKPWLERVVGYCDRFDIPRGTLVEVGPGFGTFAAVVTESGRFQRVLAVEPTPELAAACRERGVAVIERRIEEVTDEVEGIDVLVAFEVIEHLFEPRRFIARCAKLLPPGGLLVVSCPNGLGFDIALLGAHALAVDAEHVNLFNPESLSGLLRRSGFEVLEASTPGRLDAEFVREAALKGECDLSRDPFLRRVLLEEWDRLGWPFQQFLAANGLSSHLWIVARRLEKEAHGE; encoded by the coding sequence ATGACCGTCGACGCGAACCGGGCCGCAGCGATCAGTGAACGTCTGAGCGAGAAAGAGCTCTGTCCCGACGAGCTGTTGGCGGGACAGGAAGCGGCCTTTCAGCGCGACATCGCCCGGCTGCATGCGCGATCGGCAGAATTCGTGACGGTGCCCTGCCCTGCCTGTGGCGAGGGTAGAGACGTCCCGGCGTTCGCAAAATTCGGGTTTCAGTTTCAGGCTTGTCCGAAGTGCCGGACCATCTATATGAGTCCGCGACCCTCCGAAGCGCTCATGGCGGACTACTATGCTCATTCTGAAAACTACGCCTATTGGGCCAAACATATTTTTCCGGCTTCCGAGGCGTCACGGCGGGAAAAGATCCATAAGCCTTGGCTCGAACGGGTCGTCGGCTATTGCGACCGGTTCGACATACCGCGGGGCACCTTGGTGGAAGTGGGGCCCGGATTCGGAACCTTTGCGGCGGTGGTAACGGAGTCCGGACGGTTCCAGCGAGTGCTGGCAGTGGAGCCGACCCCCGAACTGGCGGCGGCATGTCGCGAGCGTGGCGTAGCAGTCATCGAGCGCCGAATCGAAGAAGTGACCGACGAAGTGGAAGGTATCGATGTCCTGGTGGCATTCGAGGTGATTGAACACCTCTTTGAACCGAGGCGGTTCATCGCTCGGTGTGCCAAACTGCTTCCCCCGGGTGGCCTCCTAGTGGTGTCCTGTCCCAACGGACTGGGATTCGATATCGCGTTGCTCGGGGCCCATGCCTTGGCAGTCGATGCGGAGCATGTCAATCTGTTCAACCCCGAATCATTGTCGGGATTGCTCCGGCGCAGCGGTTTCGAGGTACTGGAGGCGTCGACACCCGGTCGCCTGGATGCCGAGTTCGTTCGAGAGGCCGCCTTGAAAGGTGAGTGCGACCTGTCGCGCGATCCGTTTCTAAGACGGGTTTTGTTGGAGGAATGGGACCGCCTGGGGTGGCCATTTCAGCAGTTCCTGGCGGCGAACGGGCTGTCCTCGCACCTCTGGATCGTTGCGCGCAGGCTGGAGAAAGAGGCGCATGGCGAATAA